A single region of the Pan troglodytes isolate AG18354 chromosome 18, NHGRI_mPanTro3-v2.0_pri, whole genome shotgun sequence genome encodes:
- the ELOB gene encoding elongin-B isoform X2 — protein sequence MLGHARAAGNGAERGRAGASRGEAAAAMDVFLMIRRHKTTIFTDAKESSTVFELKRIVEGILKRPPDEQRLYKDDQLLDDGKTLGECGFTSQTARPQAPATVGLAFRADDTFEALCIEPFSSPPELPDVMKPQDSGSSANEQAVHLHVHSQTMGKSRNKSWSQCPGLTACSMREPQDGPTQVHPRWGL from the exons ATGCTGGGCCACGCGCGGGCTGCCGGGAACGGGGCGGAGCGCGGCCGCGCCGGCGCGTCGAGGGGAGAGGCAGCAGCCGCGATG GACGTGTTCCTCATGATCCGGCGCCACAAGACCACCATCTTCACGGACGCCAAGGAGTCCAGCACGGTGTTCGAACTGAAGCGCATCGTCGAGGGCATCCTCAAGCGGCCTCCTGACGAGCAGCGGCTGTACAAG GATGACCAACTCTTGGATGATGGCAAGACACTGGGCGAGTGTGGCTTCACCAGTCAAACAGCACGGCCACAGGCCCCAGCCACAGTGGGGCTGGCCTTCCGGGCAG ATGACACCTTTGAGGCCCTGTGCATCGAGCCGTTTTCCAGCCCGCCAGAGCTGCCCGATGTGATGAAGCCCCAGGACTCGGGAAGCAGTGCCAATGAACAAGCCGTGCA cCTGCATGTCCACTCCCAGACGATGGGCAAGAGCAGAAACAAAAGCTGGAGCCAGTGTCCTGGTTTGACAGCATGTTCAATGAGGGAACCCCAAGACGGACCCACACAGGTCCACCCACGCTGGGGGCTGTAA
- the ELOB gene encoding elongin-B isoform X1 yields MLGHARAAGNGAERGRAGASRGEAAAAMDVFLMIRRHKTTIFTDAKESSTVFELKRIVEGILKRPPDEQRLYKDDQLLDDGKTLGECGFTSQTARPQAPATVGLAFRADDTFEALCIEPFSSPPELPDVMKPQDSGSSANEQAVQ; encoded by the exons ATGCTGGGCCACGCGCGGGCTGCCGGGAACGGGGCGGAGCGCGGCCGCGCCGGCGCGTCGAGGGGAGAGGCAGCAGCCGCGATG GACGTGTTCCTCATGATCCGGCGCCACAAGACCACCATCTTCACGGACGCCAAGGAGTCCAGCACGGTGTTCGAACTGAAGCGCATCGTCGAGGGCATCCTCAAGCGGCCTCCTGACGAGCAGCGGCTGTACAAG GATGACCAACTCTTGGATGATGGCAAGACACTGGGCGAGTGTGGCTTCACCAGTCAAACAGCACGGCCACAGGCCCCAGCCACAGTGGGGCTGGCCTTCCGGGCAG ATGACACCTTTGAGGCCCTGTGCATCGAGCCGTTTTCCAGCCCGCCAGAGCTGCCCGATGTGATGAAGCCCCAGGACTCGGGAAGCAGTGCCAATGAACAAGCCGTGCAGTGA